Below is a window of Ctenopharyngodon idella isolate HZGC_01 chromosome 7, HZGC01, whole genome shotgun sequence DNA.
GTTATTATTTTCAGATCTACAGGGAGTCACCTGCAGTGATTTCTCATTGTAAGCAGTCTTCTTAATCTTCATCGCCCACTAAGGAAATGATCTAGTTTTGCCAGACCAGCTTGAAGGTAACTCAGAGCATCTTTGTTTGCTTCCTCAGCTTCAGCGTTTCTCTTCATTTCCTCCAGCTCTCTGACCCAGTTTACTTTCCCAGCCTCCTTCACTCTGGGAATGAAGAAGTCGAGATGTTGAAGAGTGAACGCCGAATCTGGCTTTAATGCGATCTGAGACAGATGCCTGATGGTTCTGTAAGCATTAAACAAAAGAATTGACTTTTGGTCCTCAATCTCCTGCAGATCTTTGTCAAGTCTATCATTTATAGCCGAAAACGTCTTGAACTCTTCTTGAGCTTTTTCATATTCTTTCATCAGTTGGTCAAATTGTATCTTTATGTTTGAGTTTCTGACGACgtatttcttgttttctttgATATGTTTGCTGTGATGACAGTTCCCTGTGCACACGGTGCAGTAGCCGTTTTTCATGACTTCACATCTGCTGGGATTAGAAGCCCACCAGCAGCCAAACTCATGGCAGTTTTCCTCACAGACAGTGCAGGTCGTTGCCTTCCTGTTCTTCCATGATGCACTTTCAATGGGCACCTTCACTTTCACAgtcttttttaatgtaacgGTAAAGTTTTTACACCCTTCAACCTTTTCCTTGTTGAGCGTCATTGCCTCCTGAATCTGAAGTTTTTCAGCCTTTTTCAGCTCCATCTCTTGAATTCTCAGCTGTAAGTTGCAGATGGATGCTTCAAATTGAACGCGCTCAATCAGGACATCTGAAGTCAACTCCAAACTTTTTCTGTTCATTTCATTCACAGCCTGAAAGAATTTCTTCATGCCATTCATGCTTTCTTCCCATGCATTTCTTTGAGCAAGAATGTAAGGTTCTTCGCTGTGACGGTCATCAGCCTGCCGATTGTTGAATAAGAAATAAACAGGTTGGCCTGTGTTGTCTCGTCTGCAGGggattttagctttattaatGGCACCGAGGATGTTTTTGGGTGGCATACCATCAGAGTATGTGATTAAAAACACAATGTTGTTCACAATGTCTTTTccaaataaagacagaattgaaCTGATAACGTAATGCTGTCTGTCTGAGAGACGATACTTAGACGCTTGAGTTACAAAACACACGGCGTCGACTTCACGAACTCCATCATTGCTCTGAAACAGAACAGATAAATTCTCATCAACTTCCAGATCCTTTTCCAGTCCTCTAGTGTCTCCGTATCCTGGAGTATCAATGATTGTGAGAGATACAGATTTCTCTACAGGAAAGACCTCATACAAGGTGATTTCAGAGGTttgtgattctgattggtctCCGGCTTCCTCTTCTGTGATTTCATACCATATTTCATCTTCAAACTTCACCTGAAGTAAGTAGTTGACCATGGTGTTAACGAGAGTCGTCTTACCAACGCCGGTCTCTCCCACCAGcagaataattttgttttgtttcttggtGTCTCTTATCCCATAAGTCCATTTTCTGACTTTTCCATTATCATCAAGCACTTTTCTCTCAGTATATAGCCGGTATTTTTTTGGAGGTCCTTGATGAATCAGAATTGGTCTGCGTGGAGGAAGACTTGGCTGTCTGTAAAATAAAGATGGAGGCAAGTGTCAGAAATTGTGTGTTCAAACACCCATCAAAATGCAGACATTTTGTGTTAAAtacatgaataataatttaaagaaacaatattttacttcaattaCAGTTGACATTTACAACATTCATATTTACCTTGAGGTCAGCAGTCcacaaaaggcaaaaaaaaagtgcagcGGACTTGAAAAGAGCACAGCGTCTCATTGCGCTgctttaaaagttgaacttctttgaaatttaaatttaaaaatgtggcACTCATGTGCAAGATGCTGAAAAACAGTTCAAAAGCAGTGTAACggaacaaaaaaattaattttgtttaaattggccattcacacagaatacGTTTTTGCAGTTAAAACCGACAGATGCTGGTCAGTGGAATGAAAAAAGTCAAGGAGACGCGTTTTAAAAAGATGAACTTACTTTAACTTGAGAACCACTTTTTCATGCACAAGACACTGTAAAAGATGTGAGCATAACGGTCACATCCATCTAGCACTTATGCATaagcaaaataatgaaaaaacaaTGCAGTAGATTGTAAAAATGCATTCTATGTGAACGTCCGCCGTATAATCTATCCCCCACTGCATATCATCATGACATGGACTGGTACTGGGAGAACGATGCAAACGTCATAAAATCTATGTTATTAACCAGTATTATAAAACCAATATGCTGATGCTTATTCTGTTGATTATTCTGTTTGTTTGATTGCTACACAATCAGAGTTGTGACAAATAGGCTATGACTGTTGGATTTATATAAAAATCAGTTCCCTATCTGGCAGTCACTTCATTGTGGAGTTGAATACTGACACTAGGGGTCACTCTTGGGAGCCCCAAACACCTCTGTTACTTAAGAAAAGGCCAATGAAATTGGCGAGCAAGAGTTGCATAGCTGGCCATGCCCCGACATACCGGTCTAAAAGAGGCCAGCATGGCATTGCTCATTCATATTTGTTCTTCTGAGCCAAGTGGATGTCCTTTGCCAAACACTCAATTAATTTACCTCTCTGGAACCGTTGCTGGGAATCTACAGCGCATTGCAGTGGCCTCTCCACCCAATGCACAGTTAAGTGTAGCAAGAGTTTCCCCTGGCCACTTCAGTAAAAGTGAAGTCAGCAGAGACCGTGTCTACTAGACAATCCCCCTTGAAGGCCTTGTCGACATGACAGCCATCAGCCCAGATCCTCAGCAAAGACCACAAGAACCAGACAGGTCCTCTGCACTGATCCTATGGCCAGCTTTGGATCCATACTGGCGGGATGAATCCTAAATCATAATAACACCTTGTTCGTTTGTTGGCCGGAGGAGGACTGGTCCCCCAAAAGCCTGGTTTCTTCCAAGGTTTTTTCTCCGTTCGGTCACCTgatgccttgagcatccggttggtgaggtctgaacgtgctctgacaacggaagtgatttctcgcactcattgaagtataagcgcgagacatcacttccgtcatcagagcgcgttttccgacctcacacaccggatgctcaaggcagttggacatagtggtgtattagaggtaaaaaatgatataaatactgtttggtttctcgcacaaaccgatcatttcatgtcttaggacatcaatgtgtcgtcacgagccgcagggtttaatttggatttgtctgtgcatgtttttttttaatcttatagatggagttcccattgccatgcattatacgagtgacagaccacaacggttggagttaaaaatcatcatttgtgttctactgaagaaacaaagtcacctacatcttggatgccctgggggtaagcagataaacatcaaattttcatatatgggtgaactatccctttaatattctgcaatattattgatctgactgtACTGACGCTGTTGTTTGAGAAcggaactgagctggatgatatCGTTTTTTCAGAACTGCTTTACAGattaaattaactaatttaataattgatgatctttacagcGGAACTGATGATCTTTGATGAtcttgatgatctttacaacggCTCCCTCATTTGGGGGTGGTGGCCCAGCCTGAGTTCGATGCTGAGTTGTCCACCATGGGCATCTAGACTAGAGTGGAATCCTGCTTTTCTGCCCTACTGCTGGTACGTCAGTAATGATTATCCCATTAGTACCACCCaaacaacaatgaaaaaaagACTCCCTGCAATGTTCTGGGAAGGTTAATCTTTGGTTACTAAAAAATAACCTACAGTGAATGTTCCTAAAACGTTATTATTTGTTtactaactaaataaaataaataaatcaccatATGTGACCATTAGGGGAATATTCTGTGTTTGCTGGGTAGACAAACATAATTCATTATCTgtaatttgatttttaaaaagtaaataatttacCCTCCTGTAAAAGCATGTGAATTTCAACTCACCTGGAATCCATGGTGATCGTTCGACTAAATGTGTCCAGTTCACAGATGACCTTCACTGTCACTCTTCAGTCTGATTACAGCAAAACAATTTATTAGTTTCATCAGAGTATGATGgtttgtaattgtaaaaatggtttattttgtattttatatatatatatatatccattaaATCATGGGGGATATTAAACCTGGTCAAAACAATTTGAGACACACttaattaaacataaatattaattcacACCACCCTGTTGAGCAAGCGGCAACCttccattctctctctcttccacgCCCAacttttacagcagaaaaaaaatgtttacagcctggtacaaaaatggttttggtctatagctaattttgcccttcaactgtgaggggggtgaatttttttataactcatccgtttaaattatattaagccttaaggttctgcataattaagggcttggccacttgagtgacaggtggattgccaCTGCTGTCACTACTAGCCGCTTGTCAGCTGTCTGTTAGCCATCACgtcacctcagctaattccagccgctgaacTTGGCATCTCTGCCATGTTTGTGgtttttaaaggattattttatgcaattattgaataaaatggCTTGCTGTGTGTTTAAGTGTActaacagattaaaaaaaaaaaaaaaaaaacatactaactCTGATTTCTGAATGGTCGAGATGTAcgtctgtgtacatgtgcacacatgcggaagataaacagaacacacgttgctggatcgtcttggcattggctaaaagtttagTCTgtcagatttactacaatgacaatggctgGAGAATAGGCCTCTCAAGATACCACAAAATCCGACAGCACtgtttggatattataactaaaactgctgcactattttgaaaaatatactttggacgcgggctcatttgtttgtgagagtccAATGTATACGATCATATcgagttttacaacataaacagtgctcagattgcataatttcttaAAGAACGATGATGGAGGGCAGATCGTTCAGTAcaaacatgacacaaacaacggacagtatatcaatatttcatggatttaacgcttttatggacaaaaagtgctgttggatgtttttcaatggacgcttatcatggacattttacccaagtgcgaCGGATTGGACTCATCTcgcgatcgctatttcattacaaaGGTTTAGGGCCCtgttttaacgatctaagcacatggtctaaagcgcacggcgcaagtgcgcttagggcgtgtccaaatccacttttgctagtttaaggacgcTCTTTAACAAAaaaggtttcagttggtcaatggcacagtcgttttcagttgcacAGTCATTTTCAGTAACACCCCAACAATGCttctgaacacacctcgttttcagaccagcacgcccatgggcgcacaaatgggcacaaatgcattcactatttaaacaacgtggcgcaggatgtgaaaatgaaaactgcatcaggctgaaactagcaaaaaacacttgcgtgtATGGTAGGGCCCATGAAGTCCCgttttgattttgcgtgttgtcatttgcacacccgacaaaaaattacattattactgttgctggagcatctatatcatAAAACAGACACcatagattgacagtaaacccTTAGAACTTTTGAAATGATGTATAatttgttatctttattaatattttagatagtatctaagatagatagatagctccttaGCCGGAGCTAACGTGATTGCGTCGAGCTAGGCGGGCGTGGTTTCAGCCCAGTGGTTTCAGCCcactttgggcttcaaaaatgctcttcagaaacctacgggtgacgtcacggacactagCACAGTTGAGTGCAcatagatgttcttaagattatcttaagaagtactaaggaagaatttttagtatattaagtacaaaattagtgtgcaaaaatagagcactttaagtacattatggaagtgtacttttttcaccttGGGGTTATGCACATACCTAATGTAAACAGTGGTTGTGTTctgtattttgcatatttttacaGGATTTAAGTTGATCTGGAAATATTAACCCATGAGGCAGCCAAAAATAAGCTAGTAGCCTATTCTTGTAAAAGGGGAAGTCTTTCTTCTGAGGATCTTTTTTAGTTAGTGAAGGTGTTAGGCgtgctgcaactgaagaaaacacatgcaaatagaaataACCAATAACCAACAAAGGAAGAAAagatcttcatcagtttgacaaaacatgtaaaagagaaactcacaacacaaccaaatacagaaaagcACTGCAAATAGCACAGAACACAACGGAAATGTCATAAGGGGTCCCCAACAACTGAGGAACCTGGTTGGGACATGCTTTTTGTTCAGTGTCGACCAATCACTGGTGTTTTCGATGACCTGAAAGgtgagtttttttgtttattttaacatcctgaTCATAtgtgcgttgtgagtatttgcagcacatgtgttgtcaaattgatgaagatgtttttttaatttgctggtgtttttctgtttgcatGTGATTTATTCAGTTGCAGTGCATTGAGCTCTCTCTTTGTCAGTAAACAACAGCTTTCTGTTAGTTCCTTACACAAAACTAACATGACTGAAATGTAGTGCATGACTCAGACAACCTCTCTGATACTTTCATTATGCTTATTATTCTTGGTACAACATGAGGGCTAATAATgattgaattttt
It encodes the following:
- the LOC127516720 gene encoding uncharacterized protein LOC127516720, encoding MDSRQPSLPPRRPILIHQGPPKKYRLYTERKVLDDNGKVRKWTYGIRDTKKQNKIILLVGETGVGKTTLVNTMVNYLLQVKFEDEIWYEITEEEAGDQSESQTSEITLYEVFPVEKSVSLTIIDTPGYGDTRGLEKDLEVDENLSVLFQSNDGVREVDAVCFVTQASKYRLSDRQHYVISSILSLFGKDIVNNIVFLITYSDGMPPKNILGAINKAKIPCRRDNTGQPVYFLFNNRQADDRHSEEPYILAQRNAWEESMNGMKKFFQAVNEMNRKSLELTSDVLIERVQFEASICNLQLRIQEMELKKAEKLQIQEAMTLNKEKVEGCKNFTVTLKKTVKVKVPIESASWKNRKATTCTVCEENCHEFGCWWASNPSRCEVMKNGYCTVCTGNCHHSKHIKENKKYVVRNSNIKIQFDQLMKEYEKAQEEFKTFSAINDRLDKDLQEIEDQKSILLFNAYRTIRHLSQIALKPDSAFTLQHLDFFIPRVKEAGKVNWVRELEEMKRNAEAEEANKDALSYLQAGLAKLDHFLSGR